One stretch of Nicotiana tabacum cultivar K326 chromosome 18, ASM71507v2, whole genome shotgun sequence DNA includes these proteins:
- the LOC107823890 gene encoding temperature-induced lipocalin-1 — protein sequence MTTKEMEVVRNLDVERYMGRWYEIACFPSRNQPKNGVDTRATYTLNPDGTVHVLNETWSNGKRGSIEGTAYKADPKSDEAKLKVKFYVPPFLPIIPITGDYWVLYIDNDYQYALIGQPSRNYLWILCRRNHLDEEIYNMLIEKAKEVGYDVSKLHKTPQSDPPPESENAPQDSKGIWWIKSIFGR from the exons ATGACCACAAAAGAAATGGAAGTAGTGAGGAATTTGGATGTTGAAAGATACATGGGAAGATGGTATGAAATAGCTTGTTTCCCATCaagaaatcagcccaaaaatggtGTAGACACAAGAGCCACTTACACTTTAAATCCAGATGGTACAGTACATGTGTTAAATGAAACTTGGAGTAATGGCAAAAGAGGTTCAATTGAAGGGACTGCTTATAAAGCTGATCCTAAAAGTGATGAAGCTAAGCTTAAAGTGAAGTTTTATGTTCCTCCATTTTTGCCAATTATTCCTATTACTGGGGATTATTGGGTTCTTTATATTGATAATGATTATCAATATGCTTTGATTGGTCAGCCTAGTAGGAATTATCTTTGG ATATTATGTAGGAGAAATCATCTTGATGAAGAGATATACAACATGCTGATTGAGAAGGCTAAAGAAGTTGGTTATGATGTgagtaaacttcacaagacacctcAGTCTGATCCTCCACCAGAGAGTGAAAATGCTCCACAGGACAGCAAAGGAATTTGGTGGATCAAATCAATCTTTGGAAGATAA